In the genome of Gemmatimonadota bacterium, the window AAACGAAGCCGTGAGTGTGATCAGGCCGCCGAAGCCGACCTCGAACGCCTCGTTGGTCGCAGCCGCCGTGAGCCCGGACAGCGCCACATCGTCGTTGCGCTTCAGGTACGACGCGTAGTTGATGATGATGCCGAAGCCCACCGAGATGCTGAAGAAGATCTGCCCCGCCGCGGCGAGCCACGTCCGCGGGCGGAGCAGCGCACCGAAGTCGGGATTCCACATGTAGGCGAGGCCAGCCATCACGTTCTGATCCGGCAGCTCCGGGTTTGGCGTGCCGAGTGTCAGCACTCGGATCAGCACGATAAGCGCACACACGGCCATGATCGGCATCGCGAACGAAACGAACTTCTCGATACCCTTCGAGAGTCCACGTAGGATGAGGTAGACGTTCAGCCCGAACGTCAGAACCCAAAAGACGATCGTCGGCACGCGGCCCGCGCCGAACATGAGCCCGTTGCCGGCGGTACCGGTGAAGTCGTTGTAGAACCGTGTCGAGGCGGACGTCTGCTCCGCCAAAGCCATCGTGCCGTCGATGCCGATCGTGCCCGTCACGTAAGCGTAGAAGTAACCCAAGCACCAGGCGGCGATGAACGTGTAGTAGAACGAGACCGCGAGCGGAATCATGACGCCGGTCACGCCCAGGTACCGAGCGATTCGGCCCTTGCCGATCACGCCGAGGATCGCGGGCGCGGAGTGGAAGCCCTTTTGGCCGCCATACCGTCCCATGGCCCACTCGGCCCAGCAGATCGGGATGCCGAGGAAGATCAGCGCGCAGAAGTACGGGATGAGGAACGCGCCTCCCCCGTTGGCGGCGGCCTGCCCCGGAAAGCGCAGGAAGTTCCCGAGCCCGACCGCCGAGCCCGAGACCGCCAGGATGACGCCCAATCGGGACCCCCACCGCTCCTTCTTTCCCGTCATTCGCCTCTCCGTGACTGGGTGTTCTTCTCTCGGTGTCCGCAGCGCCAGACCGAGCGACGCGGATGATCCACTTCCCCGGCGGGTCGGGCAAGGGGAAGACGCGGTCGCCCGCTAGTCGGAGATCAACACGAAACCGGCCGTAGCGAAGTGCTGGTCGAGGGCCAACGCTTCACGGATCCCCAACTCAGCCATGACGACGAAGCTCACCGCGTCTGTAAGCGAGAAGCGCTGGTCGCTGAACCGTTCCAACCAGTTGCTGAGTGCCGCCTCTTCGCGCTCGGCCGTGCTGTACTCCACAGAGTTGGGAGGCTGTCGCACGGTACGCGCGAACGTGAGCGCTATGTCCCGACCAGCCCGGCGCAAGAGCAGCGCGTGCGTCTCCGCGAGCACCAGGTTCGTTGTCACGATCCGTGCCCCCGCATGCACCCGCGCCCGCAGAGCGGCCGCGAGCAGTTCATGGTCCGAGTGCAAGGAGTCGGCCAAGGGATACCAAGCGCTCGTGTCGACGAAAAGTGGGCCCCTCATTGATCCTCGGCTCCAGCCGAACGCCAGGATGCCTCCTCATCGTCCGCCAGCACGCGGTCGTGCTCTCGAGCCTCATCTACTCCACCTGCCCGGACTGCCGAGGAGGGTCCGACGATTCCGATGACGCAGAGCGCGGGATGTTGTTCCGGATCGGTCATCTGTCGCTCGAGCGCCTCGAGCCCACGGCGCAGCACATCGGACTTCGTCGTGTCCAACTCCTTGGTGAGCCGGGCGAGGCGCTCCCGTTCCTCCGAACGCAAGTACACCTGCACCGGTTCGGCCGCCCGTGGAGGACGGGACTTGGAATCATGATAGTGCTTCATGAATCATGATACGTGATCAGTGTATCCAGTCAAGGCCAGCGCTGGTCTTCCACGTGTGCCCGTCAACCGTTGCGACGACGGGTGTGCGGCCCCAGCCTTCCGTGACGGAGGGACCACTTGCTGGACCACCCTGTGTGGAGGAATCGATGCCCCGCGTTCACGTACGTCTCAGCCTGGCTGTCCTGACCGGCGTCGCCACGCTCGCGTTCACTCCCACCCAGAGCGCCGACGACACGCTACTGGGCTTCACCGCCGAGAGCACACGCGTGCAGCGCGATCTCGAGGCGCGCTTCGACGCGCAACTCGACGCCGACAACCTTCGAGACTGGATGCGGCAGCTCAGCCGCCATCCCACCCACGTCGGGTCGCCGGGCGCAAAAGCCAACGCCGAGTGGATCGCCGAGCAGTTCCGGTCCTGGGGCTTCGACACACGGATCGACGAGTATCAGGTCCTCTTCCCCACGCCCCGGGAGCGTATGGTGGAGCTTGTGGCTCCCACACGCTACATGCTCAGGCTCGCCGAGCCCGTGCTGGAAGCCGACGCCACGTCGGGTGTGACCCAGGACCGGCTGCCCCCGTACAACGCTTATTCCGCGGATGGCGACGTCGAGGCGGAAGTGGTCTACGTGAACTACGGAATTCCCGGCGACTACGAGGAGCTCGAGCGCCGCGGGATCGACGTTCGCGGCAAGATCGTACTCGCGCGCTACGGCGGATCATGGCGCGGCATCAAGCCGAAGGTGGCGGCAGATCGGGGCGCCATCGCCACGCTCATCTACTCCGACCCCCGCGATGACGGATACTTCCAGGGCGATGTGTATCCCGACGGCCCCTATCGCATGGAGCACGGTGTCCAGCGAGGCTCGGTCGAGGACATGCCCCAATATCCCGGGGATCCGCTCACCCCCGGCGTAGGCGCCACTGCCGATGCCGAGCGGTACACCGTGGAGGAGTCCCCCACGATCATGAAGATCCCGGTGCTCCCCATCTCCTACGGCGACGCCAAGCCAATCCTGGAGGCCTTGGAGGGTCCGGTCGCGCCCGCGTCGTGGCGGGGGGCTCTGCCCCTCACCTATCACCTCGGTCCAGGCCCCGCACGGGTTCACATGAGGGTGGCGTTCAACTGGGACCTGACGCCCGCCTATGACGTGATCGCCGTCCTACGTGGGTCGGAGTACCCCGATCAGTGGGTCATCCGTGGAAACCACTTCGACGGATGGGTGTTCGGCGCTGGGGATCCCTTGAGCGGCATGGTCGCCCTCCTGGAGGAAGCCCGCGTGGTCGGAGAGCTGGCGCGATCGGGATGGAGGCCGAAGCGAACCATCGTGTACACAGCGTGGGATGCTGAGGAGCCCGGACTTCTGGGGTCGACCGAATGGGCCGAGCACCACCGGGACGAGTTGCAGGACAAGGCCGTGGCGTACATCAATACTGACGGGAACGGCCGCGGCTTCTTGGGCGTCGGTGGGTCTCACACACTGGAACGCTTCGTAAACCAGATCGGCCCCGACGTGCAGGACCCACAGACTGGCGTCTCGGTGCGAGAGCGGCTGAGGGCCCGGATTCTGGTGAGCGATGACAGCGAAGCGGCCGCTCGCACCGACCTTCCTATCTCTCCGCTCGGGTCGGGGTCGGACTACACTCCATTCCTCCAGCACCTGGGTATCGCATCGTTGAACATCGGGTACGGCGGTGAGAACGGAGGCGGATCGTACCATTCCATCTTCGACTCCTTCGATCACTACACGCGCTTCGGCGATCCCACGTTCGAGTATGGAGTCGCGCTCGCCGAGACGGCCGGGCGGGCCACACTGCGCCTGGCCAACGCGGACGTGATCCCGCTGCGATTCGGCAACTTCGCCGACAACGTGCGCACGTACCTGAACGAAGTGGAGCAGTTGGCCGAGACCATGCGGACCGAAACGGTACGCCATAACCGCCTGGTAGACGAAGGGGCCTTCGTCCTGGCCGCCGACCCCACCAAGACCTACGTGCCCCCCGACAGGAAGGAGCCCGTACCTTACCTGAACTTCGCTCCCCTCCAGAACGCCATCACGCGTCTGGAAGGGGCGGCCGCCCAGTACGACGAACGACTCGCTTCGACGATGGGCCACTGGGGCCAAAGCGGCGTGGACAGGGACGTGGCCGACCGGTTGAATGACATCCTGCAGGGAATGGAGCAGCGCATGACGCGCCGCGAGGGGCTGCCGCGGCGCCCCTGGTACCGCCACATGATCTACGCGCCGGGCTTCTGGACCGGGTATGGCGTGAAGACGCTTCCTGGCGTGCGGGAGGGCATCGAGGAGCGGGAGTGGGAGGAGGTGCGGCTCTTCGTACGGGAGATCGCCGCGGCGTTGGACCGGGTGAGCGATGGGCTGGAGGAGGCGGTGGAGGTGCTCGGCTAGGGCTCAACTACGGGGTGGATCGCGAGCGGAACTCACACCTCTGCGACCTGGACCCCCGTGTGTTCGCGGACGGCGCGGGCGAGCTGTGCATCGGCCGTGTGGAACGGCGCCTCGAAGGCGTCCGCCAGCGCCACGTACACGGCATCATATGCGGAGAAGTTGTCGCGCATCTCGAACACGCGGTCGAGAAACGGGAGGTGAGAGAGGCGCTCGATCGGGAGCTCCATATAATGACGAAGGGCGGCTCGTGCCCGGTCGGCATCCGCTAGCCGACGGCGGACGACACTGCGTAGGGCCAAAACAATCTCGAGATCACAGACATGCGGTACGAGAATCTCGCAAGCCTCGTTCTCGACCATCTCCACCACCAGCGGGTGACTGGGTGGGTCCAAGATGAATCCGACGATGGCTGAGGCATCGAAGACGACCGCCTGCATCATCCCGAGCGCGCGTCACGTTCTTCCCGGATCAGGTCCGAGATCGGCAGATCGAGCTTGACGGGCTCCAGCTCCATGATTCGCCGCACGACTTCCGCGCGAGGCGGCCGACGGACTTCGCGTTCCAGAATCTGCTGGACGTACGCGGTCAAGCTCTGACCGCGTAGGCTCGCCCTGCGCACCAACTCGCGGTGGAGAGGCTCAGGGACATTTCTAACCTGGATCATCACAGACATGCTCGAGGCTTGCACATGCGCGACACATGTGCAAGCCGCCGGCTAGCGTTAGGCGTCCCACGGCAGTCCCGTGTCATCGTCAGCCGCGGAGACAGGCTCGTCGCCGGTCTCGTCGGACTCGTCGAGCATGGAACGGATCTCCTCCGTGAAGAGGACGCGGTTGATGGCCTCGTCTACCGCCTCCCAGTCGCTCTCCATTTCGACGACCTCCTTGAGGCGATCGAGCTTGAACTCCTGGATCTTCACGTTCCTCCAACGAACGGTCACGAGCGTCTCCCCTTCTCTCCCGGCACCGGTGACTAGGGCGGTCGGCCCGCCGCAGCCTCCGGGCGTGGTCAAGGAAGAATGATACGCGGTCGGGGGAGCGAGCGGATGGCTAAATGAGCCCCCGGCGTCCAAGGCGCTCCCGACTCCGCCAACGCCTCTTCCACTGCCAACAACCTCCCGTCGATGAGCTCGATGAGCTCCAGCTCCAGCACCGCGAAGTCCCGCTGGGCGATCTCGATGTTCATCCGTTGCGTCGCGGTGGGGTTCTGGCGCGTCGACCAGTGCCCTCCGATCACGTTTCCGACCCGGTTGGAGATCGTAGGCACGCTCGACTCGTTGAGCGATCCGCGAATCGGGTCGTCCTGGAGCCGCAGCGACAGACCATCCAGCGTCCGCCCGATCTCGTCCATGCGACCGAACAGTGCGGGATCCGCGCGCGGGGTCTGAACCAGCGCGGCCCGCATGTAGCGCAGGCGCTCCCGCACGCGTGTAATCTCACCGCCTGCCGCACTCACCCGACGGGACAGCTCGCTCGTCTGGTATTGGAAGTCCGCTACGGCCACGAAGTCCGTGCCCGGAGGCGCGTTTGGCACGGGCTTCACCTCGAAGCTCTGCACGCCACCGATCTCCTCGACGCCATCGGCGGAAACCAACACCATTTGCACCGAGTACGTGCCTGGAGCTGTTAGGGGACCAAAGGGGTCGGTCACCCACGGCGGCGTGAAGCTCGGTGTGGAGAGGTCGATCGGATTCGGCGCGGGACGCCTGAGGTCCCACGTGACACGGTGCAAGCCGGCGCGGGCAGGGCCTTCGACCCAACGCACGGGATCGCCTGCCGCATCGGAAACTTGAAGCAGCACCCTGGCCCCGCTCTCCGCCGCCTCCGCACGGAGCACTTCGTAGCCAGGGAACGGCGCATCGCCGCCCCGTTCCCTCAGCTCGCGCTCCGTGGTCTCCCGCATGTCGCTCGGGTTCTGGCTTGCCTCCTTCAGGTAGTACGTGAAGGTCGCCCCGAAGTCGGGGTTAGGCGCGGCGTAGGCGGTACTGCCCAGCGTGGGTCGCCCCTGGGCCTGGTTGGTCGCATACGGCACGTACCACCAGGCATCGCGCACGGGCATGACGCCACCTTCGCCCTCGAGCGCGCCGTTCGCGATCTCCCGAAGCGGGCTGTAGTCGTCCAGGATATAGAAGCCACGCCCGAAGGTGGCGCCGACCAGGTCGTCGTCGCGGCGGTGAATCTTGATATCGCGGAACGCGATCGTCGGGGCTCCGGCCGACAGCATGTGCCAATTCTCACCCCGGTTCGGTGAGAAGTAGATGCCGTATTCAGCCGCCAGAAAGAGCAGATCGGGGATCACATGATCCTGCTGGATGGCCCAGAGGATCGTGCCGTCCGGCAAATCCCCCCGGATCGACGTCCAGCTCGCCCCGTTGTCCGTGCTCTCGAACACGTAGGGGCTGTAGTCGCCCTGTTTGTGCGCGTCGGCAAGCGCGAAGACCGTGCCCGACGAATGCAGGTCCGCCTCGACCTTGTTGATGAACGAGCGCTCGGGCACCCCGGGAAGCGGCGCAGCGCGGGTCCACGTCTGCCCACCGTCAGTGGAGGCGTGGATCAGGCCGTCGTCCGAGCCCGTATAGAGCAGACCCTCTGTGATGGGCGACTCCGAGATCGTCGTCACCGTGGCGTACTGCGACATCGCGCCGTTGTCGTGCATCGCGTCCAGCTCCCAGACGCGGCCCATATACGGTAGCTCGTATCGATTGGTGTTCGTGGTCAGGTCACCGCTGACAGCAGTCCATGAGTCGCCCCGATCGGAGCTGCGCCAGAGTCGCTGCGAGGCGAAGTAGAGCCGGTCGGAGTCATGCGGGCTGATCATGATCGGCGAATCCCAATTCCAACGCTCCGGCGGATCGCCAGGGGCTGGCTGCGGCTGGATCCGGATCGACTCCTCACTTCTGCGATCGGTGCGGTACAGGTTCCCCTGCTGCGTCATGAGATAGAGGACGTCCGGATCCGACGGATCGATCTGGACGCCGTAGCCGTCGGCGCCCATGGGGAAGTGCCAGTCCGAGTTGCGCACGCCCTCGGTGTTCATCGTGCGCGCCGGGCCCCAGAGCGTGCCCAGGTCCTGCGCCCCACCCAGGATCTCGTAAAACGGCTCCGAGTTGGAGAGAGCGACCTTGTAGAACTGCGAGATGGGCATGTTCGGGAAGTGCCGCCAGGTCGTGCCCTGATCGAAGGTCTCGTAGAGCCCCGCGTCGGTGCCCGCAAGCATGTGCTGCGTGTTGTCCGGATCGATCCAGAGCGCGTGGTTGTCCGAGTGCTTCTCGCGCCCCGTGCCCAGGTTGTCGAAGGTCGTCCCGCCGTCGCGCGTGATCTGGAAGAAGACGTCCATCTGGATCACGAGGTCGGGGTCGGTGGGCGACGCCTCGATCTCCTGGTAGTAGTGGGGGCCCGTGCCTCCGGAGATGTAGCCGTTCCGGCGCTGCCAGCTCTCACCCTTGTCCGTCGAGCGATAGAAGCCGCGCTCGGCGTCGTCCGCCTCGATGGTGGCGTACACGAGGTCCGGGTCGGCCAGCGTCACGGCAAGGCCGATCTTACCCATATCACCCTTCGGGAGTCCGGTTGTCACCTCTCGCCAACTGTCCCCGCCATCGGTCGACTTGTAGATGCCCGAGCTCTCGCCCCCGGACATCAGGCCCCAGACGTGCCTGCGCCGCTGGTATGCCGCGGCGTACACGACGGCGGGATCGCTCGGGTCGAACTCGAGGTCCGTGACCCCCGTGTTCTCGTCGATGTCGAGCACGTGGCTCCACGTCTCCCCGCCATCGCTCGTCTTGAAGACGCCCCGCTCTCCTCCGGATGCCCACAGCGGGCCCTCGGCGGCGACCAGCACGGTACTCCCATCACCCGGGTGGATGAGGATCTTGCCGATGTGCTCGGAGGATTCCAGGCCGACGTTCTGCCAGGTCGCGCCGCCATCTCTACTTCTGTAGACACCTGATCCCCAGCCCACGTGGCGACCGCTGACGTTCTCGCCCGTGCCGACCCAGACCACCTCAGGGTTCGTGGGGTCGATCGCAACGGTGCCGATCGAATAGCTCGGCTGATCGTCGAAGACGGGGGTCCACGTCGTGCCAGCGTTGGTGGTCTTCCAGAGACCTCCGGAGCCAACGGCGACGTACCAGACGGACGTGTTCTCCGGGTCGACCTTGATGTCGGCGATGCGGCCTCCGGCGACGGCGGGGCCAACCTCACGGAGTTTCAGAGAATCGAGGGCGTCCGCAATCTGGGCGGTGGCCTGAGCCGCGGCAGCGGCCGGGACGATCGCCGTGGCGGCCAGCGCGCCGAGGACGACGGTCTGGGCGAGGAAACGCATGGGCTACCTACTTCTGGACAGGGAGGCGTGGATCCCAGGGACCATGCTCAGCGCTACGCGGGTCGGCAAGGGCCCGAAGCGCTAGGGCTTCTTCTCCCTCAGTCCTTGCAACGGTGGCCGCCAATCGCCTTCGGGAACGCCGGGACCACGGCGACCCCAGACCCCACTGTGACTGGGCCCCGGCTGACCGGCCTCTCCCTTCAGGTGACACACGACGAGCTTCTCGACGACGTTCATGGCGGGCAGCATCGAATGAAGGCTCACGCTCTTGCCGAAGGCACCTCGCTCAAGTAGTCGATCTCTGAGCTCCCAATAGCCGAAGTCGTCATCGGTGACGCACACCAGGTCCTCGGCACGAAGGAACGACGGAAGCGCCGACTCATAGGGCACGGTTCCGTCGCCGGTGTCGACTGGTCTCGCTGTAATGAAGCCATTGTCGTCCTTGGAGCCATTGGGGTAGCCCTGCTTCCGCCCCACCGAGCCCAGATCGAATCGCGGAACGCCGTCGTCACTCTCGATATGGAGGTTGACCCGGGTCTTCTCTCCCACACCCACGACCGCCATCCAGTCGCTTCGCGTCATCCCGCACCGAGCCAGACTCAGTCGACCCACGCGGGCGCGATGGGCCGACGCCTCCGACAGCAACCGTTGGAACAAGTCCGTGGCCATGGCGGTCAGCTCGTCCGCGGCTCGGTCCTGACCCTGAAGTCCATGCAGCCGGATGTACTCGGAGATCGTCTGGACAACCGACGGCTGCCAAGCTCGGTGACGGAAGAGATCTCGGATCAGGCCGGGATCCGCGGTGACGGCCTGGCGGAAGCGGGGGAGTAGGTAGTGCAAGGCGGGCGTAAGCCTGGCGACCTCTCGCTCACGGCTTGCCGAGCTCCCCAGCTCGCTCAGCCCCGTCGCCATCTTCATGACCGCTTCGAAGGAACCCCGAAACGGCGCCCCGAGCGTCGAAACTCTTCTGACCCGTGCACCTCGAGTGGCTTCGACGTAGCCGGCGATCAAGACTCCGCCCATCGAGTGACCCACGAGATCGACCGTCCCGTTTGCGCGCGTGTACCCTGCCGCGTGGTAGTGCCGAAGCAGGGCTGTGCGAGCGACGACCTCAGTAACGAAGTCGCCCAGCTCCTGTTCGGTCACGGACAGCGACTGCCGCCAGTCGTACGGAAAAGCGAACACTGGGACGGGCCGGTCCGCGGTAGGCGAGAGGTCGTGCCGGAGATCCTCGATGAAGTCGCCGTAAGGAAAGCCGAACACTTTGTCGACTACGACGCGCGCGGGCTCCCTCAACTCGTAGCGGGTGTCGTCCGGGTGTAGTTCCACACGCTCCCAAGACTTCCGGAGCATTCCCCAGACCCCCTCGGTACCCACCGGATACTCATCGCGCAAGCTGGTCGCGGTAATACCGGGCACGACGACGACGGGGGGTTGCAGCTGGGCCATGAGATTTCCCATCTAGAATAGCGCGACTGGCCCCCAGGGGGCAGAGCAGATAGGATACGCGCTGTCCCGGTGGCGGGCAACCCGAAGAGGTGTCGAAGGTCGGTGAGTGCCGCGTGTTCGCCCGCCTTACCTCCCTCTCACCTCGATGTCCGGCGCGATGCCCTCGCCCTCGACGGCCCACTCGCCGTTCACGTCGAAGAAGCCGCCCCGGGGAGCCACGAACCCCCCACCATCGATCAGCGGTGGCGTATCCCAAGTGCCAACGAGGCCTCCCCAGG includes:
- a CDS encoding sodium-dependent transporter — its product is MTGKKERWGSRLGVILAVSGSAVGLGNFLRFPGQAAANGGGAFLIPYFCALIFLGIPICWAEWAMGRYGGQKGFHSAPAILGVIGKGRIARYLGVTGVMIPLAVSFYYTFIAAWCLGYFYAYVTGTIGIDGTMALAEQTSASTRFYNDFTGTAGNGLMFGAGRVPTIVFWVLTFGLNVYLILRGLSKGIEKFVSFAMPIMAVCALIVLIRVLTLGTPNPELPDQNVMAGLAYMWNPDFGALLRPRTWLAAAGQIFFSISVGFGIIINYASYLKRNDDVALSGLTAAATNEAFEVGFGGLITLTASFVFLGLTGTVAAVQTGTFGLGFQTLPVVFAQMGTIGPAVGAVWFFMLFLAAVTSSLSMYQPAVAFLQESLGVDRKRGTLYMVGLCLVGSFMVIYFTEGAVFWSTIDFWVGTFLILIMALVEIICFSWIFGIDIGWDEIHHGAQIRIPAVFRFIMKYVAPVYLLVVLVMFCITDLPASIGQIGEQPLAQLALALIAVTMIVLVACVRVGEKRWKAAGLDLDGKEMLPEWTPEAAAREAVE
- a CDS encoding PIN domain-containing protein, yielding MRGPLFVDTSAWYPLADSLHSDHELLAAALRARVHAGARIVTTNLVLAETHALLLRRAGRDIALTFARTVRQPPNSVEYSTAEREEAALSNWLERFSDQRFSLTDAVSFVVMAELGIREALALDQHFATAGFVLISD
- a CDS encoding DUF1905 domain-containing protein, yielding MDSSTQGGPASGPSVTEGWGRTPVVATVDGHTWKTSAGLDWIH
- a CDS encoding M28 family peptidase, producing the protein MPRVHVRLSLAVLTGVATLAFTPTQSADDTLLGFTAESTRVQRDLEARFDAQLDADNLRDWMRQLSRHPTHVGSPGAKANAEWIAEQFRSWGFDTRIDEYQVLFPTPRERMVELVAPTRYMLRLAEPVLEADATSGVTQDRLPPYNAYSADGDVEAEVVYVNYGIPGDYEELERRGIDVRGKIVLARYGGSWRGIKPKVAADRGAIATLIYSDPRDDGYFQGDVYPDGPYRMEHGVQRGSVEDMPQYPGDPLTPGVGATADAERYTVEESPTIMKIPVLPISYGDAKPILEALEGPVAPASWRGALPLTYHLGPGPARVHMRVAFNWDLTPAYDVIAVLRGSEYPDQWVIRGNHFDGWVFGAGDPLSGMVALLEEARVVGELARSGWRPKRTIVYTAWDAEEPGLLGSTEWAEHHRDELQDKAVAYINTDGNGRGFLGVGGSHTLERFVNQIGPDVQDPQTGVSVRERLRARILVSDDSEAAARTDLPISPLGSGSDYTPFLQHLGIASLNIGYGGENGGGSYHSIFDSFDHYTRFGDPTFEYGVALAETAGRATLRLANADVIPLRFGNFADNVRTYLNEVEQLAETMRTETVRHNRLVDEGAFVLAADPTKTYVPPDRKEPVPYLNFAPLQNAITRLEGAAAQYDERLASTMGHWGQSGVDRDVADRLNDILQGMEQRMTRREGLPRRPWYRHMIYAPGFWTGYGVKTLPGVREGIEEREWEEVRLFVREIAAALDRVSDGLEEAVEVLG
- a CDS encoding type II toxin-antitoxin system VapC family toxin, yielding MMQAVVFDASAIVGFILDPPSHPLVVEMVENEACEILVPHVCDLEIVLALRSVVRRRLADADRARAALRHYMELPIERLSHLPFLDRVFEMRDNFSAYDAVYVALADAFEAPFHTADAQLARAVREHTGVQVAEV
- a CDS encoding glycosyl hydrolase, which codes for MRFLAQTVVLGALAATAIVPAAAAAQATAQIADALDSLKLREVGPAVAGGRIADIKVDPENTSVWYVAVGSGGLWKTTNAGTTWTPVFDDQPSYSIGTVAIDPTNPEVVWVGTGENVSGRHVGWGSGVYRSRDGGATWQNVGLESSEHIGKILIHPGDGSTVLVAAEGPLWASGGERGVFKTSDGGETWSHVLDIDENTGVTDLEFDPSDPAVVYAAAYQRRRHVWGLMSGGESSGIYKSTDGGDSWREVTTGLPKGDMGKIGLAVTLADPDLVYATIEADDAERGFYRSTDKGESWQRRNGYISGGTGPHYYQEIEASPTDPDLVIQMDVFFQITRDGGTTFDNLGTGREKHSDNHALWIDPDNTQHMLAGTDAGLYETFDQGTTWRHFPNMPISQFYKVALSNSEPFYEILGGAQDLGTLWGPARTMNTEGVRNSDWHFPMGADGYGVQIDPSDPDVLYLMTQQGNLYRTDRRSEESIRIQPQPAPGDPPERWNWDSPIMISPHDSDRLYFASQRLWRSSDRGDSWTAVSGDLTTNTNRYELPYMGRVWELDAMHDNGAMSQYATVTTISESPITEGLLYTGSDDGLIHASTDGGQTWTRAAPLPGVPERSFINKVEADLHSSGTVFALADAHKQGDYSPYVFESTDNGASWTSIRGDLPDGTILWAIQQDHVIPDLLFLAAEYGIYFSPNRGENWHMLSAGAPTIAFRDIKIHRRDDDLVGATFGRGFYILDDYSPLREIANGALEGEGGVMPVRDAWWYVPYATNQAQGRPTLGSTAYAAPNPDFGATFTYYLKEASQNPSDMRETTERELRERGGDAPFPGYEVLRAEAAESGARVLLQVSDAAGDPVRWVEGPARAGLHRVTWDLRRPAPNPIDLSTPSFTPPWVTDPFGPLTAPGTYSVQMVLVSADGVEEIGGVQSFEVKPVPNAPPGTDFVAVADFQYQTSELSRRVSAAGGEITRVRERLRYMRAALVQTPRADPALFGRMDEIGRTLDGLSLRLQDDPIRGSLNESSVPTISNRVGNVIGGHWSTRQNPTATQRMNIEIAQRDFAVLELELIELIDGRLLAVEEALAESGAPWTPGAHLAIRSLPRPRIILP